The following proteins are encoded in a genomic region of Vanessa cardui chromosome W, ilVanCard2.1, whole genome shotgun sequence:
- the LOC124542407 gene encoding uncharacterized protein LOC124542407, which yields MEDLEERALRSGPITPRFYKRYVDDTFTILPSDLTSAFLVHLNSINENIQFTMELEANNSLAFLNSLIIKNPDNTLSHTVYRKPTHTNKYLNGDSHHHPSQLATVGKSLFQRAHHICDAEHLEDELRQVKLALHQNKLPVPRQHRRSRIKPPTVERQPAFLPYVKGVTDRIGNILKRASIKTVYKPHKKVSQFLRPIMSNIPLQTAGVYKLECECGLSYIGQTKRSIGTRVKEHIGDVKNRRSSKSAVCEHALDKPNHFIRFDKPQILAREHRFIPRMIREAIEIQKHPNFNREDGWRLSNTWDPLIKNLKSQIQQTARPKDTVSAFCVQPERYSRYQLRNRWR from the coding sequence atggaagacctggaggagagggctcttcgctccggaccaataacacctaggttttataaacggtacgtagatgacactttcacaatattacctagtgatctaacatctgcatttttagtacatcttaattctataaatgaaaacattcaatttactatggaattagaggcaaataattctttagctttccttaacagccttattatcaagaatcctgataatacattgagtcacacagtttataggaaacccacacacaccaacaaatacctcaatggtgactcgcaccaccaccctagtcagttagctaccgttggcaaatctttatttcagagagcccaccatatctgcgatgctgaacacctagaggacgagctacgtcaggtcaagcttgcactccaccagaacaagctgcccgtgcctcgccagcatcgcagaagccgtatcaagccacccacagttgagcgacaacctgcatttctaccatatgtgaaaggagttacagacaggattggcaacatcttgaagcgagcttcgattaaaaccgtttacaagcctcataagaaagtgagccagttcttgagacctatcatgagtaatatccctttacaaactgcaggagtatataaactcgaatgtgagtgtggtttatcttacataggccaaacaaagagaagcatcggtaccagggtcaaggaacatataggagatgtcaaaaataggcgttcttcaaagtctgcagtctgtgaacatgctctggataaacctaaccattttatccgatttgataaaccacagattctcgctagagaacacagattcattcctagaatgatacgcgaggctattgaaattcaaaaacatccgaacttcaatagagaagatggttggagactttctaacacctgggatccacttattaaaaatttaaaatcccaaatccaacagactgcaagacctaaagatacagttagtgccttctgcgtgcaaccggaacgttactcaagatatcaattgagaaatcgttggcggtag